The Streptomyces sp. NBC_00102 genome segment TACGTCGAGTACCAGACCATCGCCGTCTGACCGCGCCCCGGCGCGGCGACCCAGTGGTACTGGGCCGCCCCGGCCGGCGCGCTGGGCGCGCGGCCGGGACGGCGGACGGTCCTCACCGTCCGGGCGCGCCGACGGGGGGCGGCCTCCCCGGCCCGGGCGCCCGTACCCGGGGCGCCACGGGTACGGGCGCGGGCAGCCCGACCCGGGCGCACGCGACCGCGTTCCGGCGGGTCAGTCGTCGCTTGTCGACGGCCCGAAGAAGACCGACCGGACCTTCAGCCGCTCGGTGCCCCCGCCGGTGTGCGGGCGGAGGTTGAAGAAGGAGCCCTCGCAGTCGGCGTCCGCGTAGACGGTCGCCCAGGCGTCCGTGCGGTTCTTGGGCGAGTGGCCGGGCTCGGGGTTCTCCGGGCCGACGCCGTGGAGGTTGATGCACACGCCGCTCGCCGGCCTGTTGAGGAAGCCGGTCGCGTCGTATCCCTCGGCAGTCACGTAGTCGTAGCGGAACTGCCCCTCGGCGGCGGAGGCCGGAGTGGGGACGGTGGCGAAGAGCAGGGCGGCGCCGAGAACGGCGGGAAAGGCGGAGCGAAGACGCATCGGTGGTTCTCTCTGCTGGAGGATGTTGTCGCGGCCCTCTACTCCCCAGCAGGCGGAGACCTGCATCCGTGCCTCACTCGTACGGATGGCGACGAAACGAACCTGCACTCCGCCAACCGGTCCACGGGCGACCGGCCGACTCCGTGCGAGTGCTCCGGACATCGGACCGGCCGTGCGGCACATGCGGCACATGCAGCCCATGCGGACATGCGGCAGATGCGGCAGATGCGGCACGCGGAAGGAGGGACCGGCGCCCCCGGCACCGGTCCCTCCTTCCGCACTGCTCCCGGAAGCCAAGCTTCAGGGCTGTCGGCCGTCAGCTCGCCCAGGCGGCCGCTTCGTCGGCCGGGACGGTGGTGGAGAGGCCGAGCTCCTTGCGGGCGGCGACGGTCGCGTTCGGGTCGATGCCCGTGATGGCCGGATCGTAGGCGAGGTAGAAGGCGTCGGCGTCGCCGGCGTTCGCGGCCTTCTTCCAGGCCGCGTTCGCCTTGTCGAGCTGCTCGCGCAGCTTGACGGTCTCCGGCTGCTCGATGCCCTGGAGCGCCGCGACGTGGGTGCCGAGCGCCGCGTTGACGGCTGCGGCGAGCGCCTTGTATCCGTTGAGGTCGTCCTCGACGGCGTCCGCCTCGGGCATGTTGGCCCAGAACGCCTCGTAGAGGGCGCTCGATCCCTTGAGGTAGGCGAGCTGGTCGGCGTTCATCGCCTCGCTCTTCAGCGAACCGGTGATCTTGCCGGAGTCCTTGGTGAAGGTGCAGGTGATGAGGCGGTCACCGGTCGCCCAGGACTCCTTGGTCGGCTGGTAGTACGAGCTCGACACACCGGCCGGGAGCGCCCAGGCGTCCGGTGCGAACTTCAGCTGCTCCACCGGGCAGCGCGTGTCGGCGGCTTCGACGATCGCGTCGTCGCCGGGGTAGGCGCCGTCGTCGACCTTGAACTCCCCGAAGACCTGGCCGTCGTGCGGCTCGGCGCACGGCACGACCTCGACCGCGAACTCCTCGGCCATCTCATCGCCCTCGGCGGCGGGCTTCGTGTTCGGGTTGTAGCAGTCGCCCATGCCGAGCGAGAAGACGGATTCCTCGCGAGAGGCCTTCTTGATGCCCTCCTTGGCGCTGTCGACGACCGAACATCCGGAGGCGCCGATGGCGAGAAGTGCGACAGCGGCGGATATACCGCGCACGGAAAGAGACTTGACACCAAAAGACATGACGTGTGAATCCTCAAACGGAGGTAAAGAACGCGAACTGATGTGCGCATCGTATGGCATGGCTGTGACAACGCTGTGCGAAGCGGGTTTACCCTCGCCGATCGCGGGTAGCCGGCGCCCTCGCGTCGCGTCGCGTACCCACGCCCACGCCCACGCCCGCACCCGCACCCACGTCCACGCCCGCACCCACGTCCGCACCCACGCCCGCGTCCGCACCCGGCGTCAGCCTGGGCGGCCCGCCCCCGCTCGCCGTGGGCCCGTCAGCCGCCCGTGCGCCGCGACTTCGTGCGCAGCACGAGCCACACCGCGATGATCGCGATCAGCCCGCCGAACAGCGCCTTGCCCTTCCCGGTCGCGCTCCCGCCGGATCCGCCGCCTTCCTCGCCCTTCTCGCCCCCGGACGCCTTCCCGCCCGCCTCCGCCGGGCCACCCGCCGAAGAGGACCCGTCCGAGGCGCTCGGCACGGGCGTGGACTGGGCCGCGTTGGTGCCCTTCACGTCCAGCCGCCGGACCTGGCTCCCCTTGCCCTCCGAGCCGAACATCAGCGCCGTACCGTCCGCCGTGTACGTGACCGACTCGGCCTGCATCATGAACGGGGCGCCCACGCCGCGTTCGTCGCCGAGCTTCCCGTCGTCGAAGGTGTACGCGTCGGCGCCGAGGTAGCCGCGCAGCACCAGCCGCGTACCGTCCGGGGAGAACGCCCCGTCCGTCACCCACGGCACCTCGGCGACGCGGCGGAAGACGTTGTTCCCGCCGGCGGAGAGATGGGCGGGGCCTTCGTAGAGGCCGCCGCCGTCCTCGTTCTTGGAGGCGATCCAGACCCGGCCGGTCTTCGGGTGGACCATCAGCGCCTCGGCGTTCCTGGCCCCGTCCGCGTACGTCACGTCGAACTGGGTGGCGCGCACCGTGACGTCCCCCAGCACCTTCGGTTCGGGCAGCCGGTAGATCCAGACGTGGTCCCAGCTGCCGTCGAGGTTGTCGCCGATGTCGCCGACGTAGAGGTTCCCGTCCGGGCCGAGGGAGATCGCCTCCACGTCACGCGGCTCTCCCACGCCGGTCATGGTGACGGTGGCGACGGTCTCGCCGGTGCGGGAGTCGACGGCGTAGAGGTAGGGGCCGTCCTCGCTGTCGTTGTGGGTCCAGTAGACGCCCGGGTGGATACGGCTCGCGGCGAGGCCGCTGGACTCCGTGATCCGGGGGTCCTTGATGGTGAAGGTCTGGTCGGCCCCGCCGTCCGCCGAGGCCGGGCCGGAACCCGCGAGCAGCAGCAGGGCGGCGGTGCCGAGGACGGCGAGTGAGGCGCGCATGGCGCAAGTGTCCATCATCACGGTGCGGCCCGAACGAGGGATCGGGGATGATGACGCCATGCGTTTCCTGTCTGCCGCCGCCGACTCCACGCCCTGCGGCGGTGGGGCATGACCGAACGCGCGGACGCCGTGCGCTTCCTGTTCGTCGGCGACTCGATGACCGTCGGCCGGGCGGGCGACTTCACCTGGCGCCACCGGATGTGGCAGCACCTCGAAGCGACCCTAGGCGAGGGCGGTTACGCCATCGTCGGCCCGCGCACCGGCCTGTACGAGGCCGAGGCGGACGCCCCGGTCTCGACCGCGTACGCCGACCCGTTCTTCCCCGCACCGGCCCGCCGTCATCTGGCCGGCTGGGGAGAGGGCTGGTTGCACATGGCGCCGGTGATCGGGGAGGCGGTGGCCGCCTCCGGCGCGGACGTGCTGCTGGTCTCGCTCGGCCTGATCGACCTCGGCTTCTACACCGACAGCGAGCAGACGGCGGCGAACGCGCGTGCCTTCATCACCGCCGCCCGCGCCGCGAACCCGCGCGTCAGGCTGGTGTTGATGCCGGTCATCCCGAACGTCCGGGCCGAGTCCGACGCGCCCTTCGCCGCCTCCTGCGCGCGGTTCAACGCGCTGCTCGCCGAGGCCGTCGCGGACCTGGACACCCCCGCGTCCCCGGTCCTGCTGGCCCCGCACCCGTCCGGCTACGACATCCACACCGATACGTACGACGGCACGCACCCGGGCCCGAGTGGCGAGCACAAGCTCGCCGCCACCTTCGCGGAGGTGCTGCACCGCGCGTGGGCGCTGGGCGGCCCGTACACCCCGGCGCCCGGAGCCGTCGTCG includes the following:
- a CDS encoding septum formation family protein, coding for MSFGVKSLSVRGISAAVALLAIGASGCSVVDSAKEGIKKASREESVFSLGMGDCYNPNTKPAAEGDEMAEEFAVEVVPCAEPHDGQVFGEFKVDDGAYPGDDAIVEAADTRCPVEQLKFAPDAWALPAGVSSSYYQPTKESWATGDRLITCTFTKDSGKITGSLKSEAMNADQLAYLKGSSALYEAFWANMPEADAVEDDLNGYKALAAAVNAALGTHVAALQGIEQPETVKLREQLDKANAAWKKAANAGDADAFYLAYDPAITGIDPNATVAARKELGLSTTVPADEAAAWAS
- a CDS encoding GDSL-type esterase/lipase family protein — its product is MTERADAVRFLFVGDSMTVGRAGDFTWRHRMWQHLEATLGEGGYAIVGPRTGLYEAEADAPVSTAYADPFFPAPARRHLAGWGEGWLHMAPVIGEAVAASGADVLLVSLGLIDLGFYTDSEQTAANARAFITAARAANPRVRLVLMPVIPNVRAESDAPFAASCARFNALLAEAVADLDTPASPVLLAPHPSGYDIHTDTYDGTHPGPSGEHKLAATFAEVLHRAWALGGPYTPAPGAVVAGAAVPVPEPAL
- a CDS encoding WD40 repeat domain-containing protein, whose protein sequence is MRASLAVLGTAALLLLAGSGPASADGGADQTFTIKDPRITESSGLAASRIHPGVYWTHNDSEDGPYLYAVDSRTGETVATVTMTGVGEPRDVEAISLGPDGNLYVGDIGDNLDGSWDHVWIYRLPEPKVLGDVTVRATQFDVTYADGARNAEALMVHPKTGRVWIASKNEDGGGLYEGPAHLSAGGNNVFRRVAEVPWVTDGAFSPDGTRLVLRGYLGADAYTFDDGKLGDERGVGAPFMMQAESVTYTADGTALMFGSEGKGSQVRRLDVKGTNAAQSTPVPSASDGSSSAGGPAEAGGKASGGEKGEEGGGSGGSATGKGKALFGGLIAIIAVWLVLRTKSRRTGG